The genome window CAGCCACAACACACCAGATAGTCCTGTCACCTCTCGCACGGGACGCATTTCTGCTTCCAGCCCCCGCTGAGAGCGGTCAACGGCGTATAACAGCATAGCTACAATTACCAAGGCTAGGCCCATGTGAATGGTCACCATAATTGGCAGCAGATTCGTGGAAACCACTAATGAGCCCAGCCAGCCCTGTACTCCAGTCAAAAGGAAAGACGCTAAAGCTAGCCAGAACACCGCACGGTCGCGGCGCCAGTAGGGTAAGGCAAATAGCACTGTGCCAAAGACGAACACGCCAATCAGTGCTCCTACTAGTCGGTTCACGTATTCAATCCACGTTTTCACCGGGTTGAAATCAGTCTCAATGTACTGGGTAGGATGGGCAAAAATTTCACCAGCTACTTGATGAAAACCCAGGCGCTCCAGTTTCGCAGCCAACTTCTTGTTCTTTTCAACCCGTTGTGCAGTGTATACTTCCTTATAATTAGGGGGTAGTTGGCTAATGTGCGTAGGCGGTACCCAACTACCAAAGCACTTTGGCCAGTCGGGGCAGCCCATTCCGGAGCCAGTACTCCGAACTATACCACCAACCAAGATTAGAACGTACACGGCTGCTACCGTCAGAATTCCAACAAATCGGAAACGGCGCACGAATGTGGGAGTTGACATGCTGAACGTGACTAAGCAAGAAAATTCATTATATAAACTGCTGAATCAGCTTTTTGCTTATAAAACTGAAGGGAAACTCATCTCGGCGCAGCCGGTCCGAATTTCCCTTAGCGGAAGCAAATAAAACGGGCCGCCGTTGGTACAGCGGCCCGTTTAGGAGGCTAGTGCTCAAAGCACTTATTCCATTTCCTTCTCATATGGCAAGTTAGAAGACTGCGTCTGCGAGTATGGTATATGCTGGGGAATGAAGTCCTCAGCAGCACCAGGCTTGCTGTAGTCGTAGGGCCAGCGGTGTACGGCTGGAATTGCACCAGGCCAGTTGCCGTGGCCGGGTACTACCGGTGTCGTCCACTCCAGCGTCGTCGAATTCCAAGGATTCTCGGTAGCCCGACGACCACGGAAGATGCTGTAGAAGAAGTTGAAGATAAAAACGAACTGAGCGAAGAAGGCAATAATGGCAGCGGCCGAGATAAACTTGTTCAGATCAGCAAACTGGCTGAAGCTATCGAAGCCAGTCCAAGCGTAGTAGCGACGGGGGAAACCAGCGATACCAACATAATGCATCGGCAAGAACACCAGATATACACCGAGGAAGGTCAGCCAAAAGTGTACGTAGCCCAACTTCTCGTCCAGCATACGACCGAACATCTTCGGGAACCAGTGGTACACACCGGCAAACAAACCAAAGAAAGCCGACGAACCCATTACTAAGTGGAAGTGAGCTACCACAAAGTACGTGTTGTGCATCTGAATGTCGAGAGCAGCGTTACCTAGTACGATACCCGTCAGACCACCAGCAATGAACAACGATACGAAACCGATGGAGAACAACATAGCTGAGGTAAAGCGGATATTACCACGCCACAGGGTTGCCAACCAGTTAAAAGTTTTCACTGCTGAAGGAACGGCAATAATCAAAGTCAGGAACATGAAGACCGAACCCAGGAAAGGGTTCATACCCGTCACGAACATGTGGTGAGCCCACACAATAAAGGAGAGCAACGAAATACCCAACAGGGAGCCAATCATGGCGCGGTAACCGAAGATAGGTTTACGAGCATTCGTAGCCAGAATCTCGGATACCATACCCATAGCAGGCATAATTACGATGTACACCTCGGGGTGACCTAAAAACCAGAACAAGTGCTGGAACAGGATGGGCGAACCACCTGTGTTTGGCAATGCCTGACCGGCAATGTAAATGTCCGAAAGAAAGAACGAGGTGCCGAAGCTGCGGTCGAAAATCAGCAGTAGAGCTGCCGAAAAAAGTACCGGGAAAGAAAGCAGACCAAGAATAGCCGTCAAGAAGAAAGCCCAGATAGTGAGCGGCAGTTTGCTCATGCTCATGCCTTGGGTACGCAGGTTGATAACAGTAGTGATATAGTTTACACCACCCAACAACTGCGAAACAATGAACAAGGCCATAGATACCAGCCAGAATGTCTGACCAGCGCCCGAACCAGGAATAGCTTGAGGCAATGCGCTCAGCGGGGGGTAAATTGTCCAACCAGCAGAAGCAGGACCCGTTTCCAGGAACAGTGAAACGAACATAACTACACTGGAAGCAAAGAAGAACCAGTAGGA of Hymenobacter sublimis contains these proteins:
- a CDS encoding cytochrome c oxidase subunit I; the protein is MAANLPTQAQVQGGAGVTEPGISHDEHAHHDEHHEQSFLQKYVFSTDHKVIAKQFLITGIIWAIIGGTLSSLFRLQLGWPESTFEWLSPFLGKWIEAGKLNPEFYLALVTMHGTIMVFFVLTAGLSGTFSNFLIPLQIGARDMASGFMNMLSYWFFFASSVVMFVSLFLETGPASAGWTIYPPLSALPQAIPGSGAGQTFWLVSMALFIVSQLLGGVNYITTVINLRTQGMSMSKLPLTIWAFFLTAILGLLSFPVLFSAALLLIFDRSFGTSFFLSDIYIAGQALPNTGGSPILFQHLFWFLGHPEVYIVIMPAMGMVSEILATNARKPIFGYRAMIGSLLGISLLSFIVWAHHMFVTGMNPFLGSVFMFLTLIIAVPSAVKTFNWLATLWRGNIRFTSAMLFSIGFVSLFIAGGLTGIVLGNAALDIQMHNTYFVVAHFHLVMGSSAFFGLFAGVYHWFPKMFGRMLDEKLGYVHFWLTFLGVYLVFLPMHYVGIAGFPRRYYAWTGFDSFSQFADLNKFISAAAIIAFFAQFVFIFNFFYSIFRGRRATENPWNSTTLEWTTPVVPGHGNWPGAIPAVHRWPYDYSKPGAAEDFIPQHIPYSQTQSSNLPYEKEME
- a CDS encoding COX15/CtaA family protein is translated as MSTPTFVRRFRFVGILTVAAVYVLILVGGIVRSTGSGMGCPDWPKCFGSWVPPTHISQLPPNYKEVYTAQRVEKNKKLAAKLERLGFHQVAGEIFAHPTQYIETDFNPVKTWIEYVNRLVGALIGVFVFGTVLFALPYWRRDRAVFWLALASFLLTGVQGWLGSLVVSTNLLPIMVTIHMGLALVIVAMLLYAVDRSQRGLEAEMRPVREVTGLSGVLWLAVLLTFGQIVLGTQVREQIDLVASAANYLNRGSWVEQLGNVFRFHRSFSALLLLINLYLAYRLYTLPSRRLHGLATAILVLIGGEIVAGIVLAYFSFPAAVQPVHLTLATLLFGAQFLAVVAYRQATKLRRQVATPAVVA